In Alphaproteobacteria bacterium US3C007, one genomic interval encodes:
- the mscL gene encoding large conductance mechanosensitive channel protein MscL, which yields MLKEFQGFIAKGNVMDMAVGIIIGAAFTAIVKSMVGDLINPLIGLFLGGVDFGNLFVVLRGEGDFVSLAAAREAGVAVFAYGAFIMAVINFLIIAWVVFLLVRYVNKLKEAQSKAEEVAPDAAPSGPSELDILIDIRTALQREV from the coding sequence ATGTTGAAAGAGTTTCAAGGTTTTATTGCCAAAGGCAATGTGATGGATATGGCCGTTGGCATCATTATCGGTGCGGCGTTTACGGCGATCGTCAAATCAATGGTCGGGGATTTGATCAATCCGTTGATTGGATTATTTTTGGGCGGGGTCGACTTTGGTAACTTATTCGTGGTTCTGCGGGGCGAGGGCGATTTCGTGTCTCTTGCAGCGGCGCGTGAGGCGGGGGTTGCGGTGTTTGCCTATGGGGCGTTTATCATGGCCGTGATCAATTTTTTGATCATCGCTTGGGTGGTGTTTTTGCTGGTACGTTACGTCAATAAGCTTAAAGAGGCGCAGAGCAAAGCGGAAGAGGTTGCGCCTGATGCCGCGCCTTCAGGGCCGAGCGAGTTGGATATATTAATCGATATTCGCACGGCCCTTCAGCGGGAGGTCTAA
- the rpmI gene encoding 50S ribosomal protein L35: protein MPKMKTKSSCKKRFKVTANGRVKTGQAGKRHGMIKRTRKFIRNARGTTVMSTPDERIVKSMMPYSR from the coding sequence ATGCCTAAGATGAAGACCAAATCGAGCTGCAAAAAGCGGTTCAAAGTAACGGCGAATGGCCGTGTGAAAACCGGTCAAGCCGGCAAACGCCACGGAATGATCAAACGCACCCGTAAATTCATCCGCAACGCCCGCGGCACAACAGTGATGTCAACGCCTGACGAAAGAATCGTCAAGTCGATGATGCCCTATTCGCGCTGA
- the pheT gene encoding phenylalanine--tRNA ligase subunit beta, with product MKFTLSWLKDHLDTDAALDDILYALTDLGLEVEEVSNPADRLSDFRIGKVIAAEQHPDADKLRVCQVSTDQGELQIICGAPNARAGITVVVATPGTYVPGIDTTIGVGKIRGVESFGMMCSEREMELSDEHDGIIELPSGEVGQSFVDYLAENDPSKVDTLIDIAITPNRPDALGVRGIARDLAARGLGVLKPYPVEPVMGQFPCPISVTIDEDTQAQCPVFFGRVIRGVKNGPSPAWLQDRLKAIGLRPISALVDITNFFTYDNNRPLHVFDADKVEGSALRVHRATGGEVFAALDDKDYTLSEGMTVISDAAGVESLGGIMGGLHSGCSEGTTSVFLEAAFFETVRTAYTGRALKINSDARYRFERGIDPAWTPLGVEAATAMILDLCGGEASEVVMAGAVPDHARAYRLDTDRIQSLVGMEIPEATQRQSLTALGFVLDGKTAHVPSWRPDVLGEADLVEEVARIASLTKLQGKPLPRVLPGVPKPILSPVQKREQAARRAGAALGFHECVSYSFIDQAAAALFGAGSDATRLENPISADMSHMRPDLLPGLLAAAQRNQARGFADLALFEIGPVFSGGEPEEQDLQIAGLLIGRSAPKDVHASDRDVDLFDAKADALSILGAIGAPVKTQIRRGAAPWWHPGRHGQICLGPKKTLAVFGELHPKILAAFDIKGPAVGFTIWPNEVPLPRNNSATRPALKLKDLQAVERDFAFVVDHKTEALDLVNAAQGADKTLITDVRVFDEFIGGSLGVDRKSIAIRVRLQPIEVTLTDAEIEAVGAKIVAKVASATGGALRM from the coding sequence ATGAAGTTCACGCTCTCTTGGCTGAAAGACCATCTGGACACTGATGCTGCATTAGACGATATTTTATACGCTTTGACCGATCTCGGGCTTGAAGTGGAAGAGGTGTCAAACCCGGCGGATCGGTTGAGTGATTTCCGAATTGGCAAGGTGATTGCAGCCGAGCAACACCCGGATGCAGATAAACTGCGCGTCTGCCAAGTAAGCACTGATCAGGGTGAGTTGCAGATTATTTGTGGCGCGCCGAATGCGCGCGCGGGCATCACCGTGGTGGTTGCCACGCCGGGCACTTATGTGCCAGGCATTGATACTACGATCGGGGTCGGCAAAATTCGCGGTGTCGAAAGCTTTGGCATGATGTGTTCCGAACGCGAAATGGAATTAAGCGACGAGCATGACGGGATTATTGAATTGCCATCTGGCGAAGTCGGGCAAAGTTTTGTTGATTATTTGGCTGAAAATGATCCATCGAAAGTGGATACTCTAATTGATATTGCGATCACGCCCAATCGCCCAGATGCGCTGGGCGTGCGCGGGATTGCGCGCGATTTGGCCGCCCGCGGGCTGGGCGTGTTGAAACCCTATCCGGTCGAACCGGTTATGGGTCAGTTTCCCTGCCCAATCTCGGTTACGATTGATGAGGATACGCAAGCGCAATGTCCGGTTTTCTTTGGCCGGGTTATTCGCGGCGTCAAAAATGGCCCCAGCCCTGCCTGGTTGCAAGACCGGCTGAAAGCGATCGGCCTGCGTCCAATTTCGGCGCTGGTCGATATCACGAATTTTTTCACCTATGATAACAACCGCCCCTTGCACGTCTTTGATGCGGATAAGGTTGAAGGTTCAGCCTTGCGGGTGCACCGTGCGACGGGCGGCGAAGTTTTCGCCGCCTTGGATGATAAAGACTATACTTTGAGCGAAGGTATGACGGTGATTTCCGATGCCGCCGGGGTGGAAAGCCTGGGCGGAATTATGGGGGGATTGCACAGTGGCTGCTCTGAGGGCACAACTTCTGTGTTTCTGGAAGCGGCGTTTTTTGAGACGGTGCGCACCGCCTATACGGGGCGCGCGCTGAAAATTAATTCTGATGCGCGTTATCGGTTTGAACGCGGTATCGATCCCGCTTGGACACCCTTAGGCGTTGAAGCTGCCACGGCGATGATCCTAGATTTATGCGGCGGTGAGGCCTCTGAGGTGGTGATGGCGGGAGCGGTGCCAGATCATGCGCGCGCCTACCGATTGGATACGGATCGCATTCAATCTTTGGTTGGTATGGAAATCCCCGAGGCTACGCAGCGCCAAAGCCTGACCGCGCTTGGCTTTGTGCTGGATGGCAAAACGGCGCATGTGCCCAGTTGGCGCCCGGATGTTCTGGGCGAGGCGGATTTGGTGGAAGAGGTTGCGCGGATAGCCTCCTTAACAAAATTGCAGGGCAAGCCCTTGCCCCGGGTCTTACCCGGCGTGCCCAAACCGATTTTATCGCCCGTGCAAAAACGCGAGCAAGCTGCCCGGCGCGCAGGCGCGGCTTTGGGCTTTCACGAATGCGTAAGCTATTCATTCATCGATCAAGCTGCGGCCGCGCTTTTTGGCGCTGGTAGTGATGCAACCCGGCTTGAAAACCCGATCAGCGCGGATATGAGCCATATGCGCCCTGATCTGTTGCCCGGGCTACTGGCTGCGGCGCAGCGCAACCAAGCGCGGGGGTTTGCAGATCTTGCCTTGTTTGAAATTGGCCCCGTCTTTAGCGGCGGTGAGCCCGAGGAACAAGATTTGCAAATTGCCGGTCTTTTGATTGGGCGCAGCGCTCCGAAAGACGTGCATGCCTCTGACCGCGATGTAGATCTTTTTGATGCCAAAGCCGATGCTCTGTCGATCCTTGGCGCAATTGGAGCGCCTGTGAAAACGCAGATACGGCGCGGCGCGGCGCCTTGGTGGCATCCGGGCCGGCATGGTCAGATTTGTTTGGGTCCGAAAAAAACATTGGCGGTGTTTGGTGAGCTGCATCCCAAAATATTGGCGGCTTTTGACATCAAAGGGCCGGCCGTTGGCTTCACCATTTGGCCCAATGAGGTGCCCTTGCCGCGCAACAACTCGGCCACGCGGCCTGCGCTGAAGCTAAAAGATTTGCAAGCCGTCGAGCGTGATTTTGCCTTCGTCGTGGATCATAAAACCGAGGCGCTGGATTTGGTGAACGCGGCGCAAGGCGCGGATAAAACGCTGATTACCGATGTGCGCGTGTTCGATGAATTTATCGGTGGCAGCTTAGGGGTTGATCGAAAATCAATCGCTATTCGGGTGCGCTTGCAGCCCATAGAGGTGACGCTGACAGATGCTGAGATTGAAGCCGTGGGCGCCAAAATTGTGGCCAAAGTGGCCTCTGCAACAGGCGGCGCCTTGCGGATGTAA
- a CDS encoding YtoQ family protein: MMLTVYLSGEIHTDWRDQIAHGARDLNVVFTGPVTDHAASDDCGVAILGAESNKFWHDHKGAKLNAMRTRKGIEEADIVVVRFGEKYKQWNAAFDAGYAAALGKSLIVLHGAEHQHALKEVDAAALAVAQDPSQVVAILTYILSGDLPA, encoded by the coding sequence ATGATGCTAACAGTTTATTTATCTGGTGAGATTCACACAGATTGGCGCGATCAAATCGCGCATGGTGCGCGGGATCTTAATGTGGTGTTTACCGGCCCAGTCACGGATCATGCCGCCAGTGATGATTGCGGCGTTGCCATTTTGGGCGCAGAATCCAACAAGTTTTGGCACGACCATAAAGGCGCAAAGTTGAACGCGATGCGCACCCGTAAAGGCATCGAAGAGGCAGATATTGTGGTGGTTCGCTTTGGCGAGAAATATAAGCAATGGAACGCGGCCTTTGATGCAGGCTATGCGGCCGCCTTGGGGAAATCTTTAATCGTACTGCATGGGGCAGAGCATCAGCATGCGTTGAAAGAAGTTGACGCAGCGGCTTTGGCCGTTGCGCAAGATCCCAGCCAAGTCGTTGCGATACTAACCTATATTCTTTCGGGCGATTTACCGGCTTAA
- the pheS gene encoding phenylalanine--tRNA ligase subunit alpha — protein MDGLREKYIAAIAAAQDESALEETRLAAVGKKGEVSLKLRELGKMTPEERQVAGPALNALKEELNSALMARKAALADAALDERLRTEWLDVTLPARDQRRGTIHPISQVTEEVTAIFADMGFGVAEGPRIDTDWYNFDALNIPGHHPARAEMDTFYMHRAEGDDRPPHVLRTHTSPVQIRTMEKTGAPVRVICPGGVYRADYDQTHTPMFHQVEGLAIDKDISMANLKWVLEEFVKAYFEVDDVELRFRASHFPFTEPSAEVDIRCSWAGGQLKVGEGDDWLEILGSGMVHPKVLQAGGIDPEKWQGFAFGMGIDRIAMLKYGIPDLRAFFDSDLRWLRHYGFSSLDQPNLHGGLS, from the coding sequence ATGGATGGTCTACGCGAAAAATATATAGCTGCGATTGCGGCTGCGCAGGATGAAAGCGCCTTGGAAGAAACCCGCCTCGCAGCGGTTGGAAAAAAAGGCGAGGTCAGCCTGAAGCTGCGCGAATTGGGTAAGATGACACCCGAAGAGCGGCAAGTGGCGGGCCCGGCGCTGAACGCGTTAAAAGAAGAGCTGAATTCGGCGCTGATGGCGCGTAAAGCCGCGCTGGCTGATGCCGCGCTGGACGAGCGTTTGCGCACTGAATGGTTGGACGTTACATTGCCAGCGCGTGATCAACGCCGCGGTACGATCCATCCGATTTCGCAGGTAACCGAAGAAGTCACAGCGATTTTTGCCGATATGGGTTTCGGCGTGGCTGAAGGCCCGCGGATTGATACAGATTGGTATAATTTTGACGCGTTGAATATCCCCGGGCATCACCCGGCGCGCGCGGAAATGGATACGTTTTACATGCATCGCGCAGAGGGTGATGATCGCCCCCCCCACGTGCTGCGCACGCATACCAGTCCGGTACAAATTCGCACGATGGAAAAAACTGGCGCGCCAGTGCGGGTGATTTGCCCCGGCGGCGTGTATCGCGCAGATTACGATCAGACCCATACGCCGATGTTTCATCAGGTAGAAGGTTTGGCAATTGATAAAGATATTTCCATGGCCAATCTCAAATGGGTTTTGGAAGAATTCGTAAAAGCCTATTTTGAGGTTGATGATGTTGAGTTGCGGTTTCGCGCTTCGCATTTCCCGTTTACGGAACCTTCTGCTGAGGTGGATATCCGTTGCAGTTGGGCAGGCGGGCAGTTGAAAGTGGGCGAGGGGGATGACTGGTTAGAAATTCTGGGCTCTGGCATGGTACATCCCAAAGTACTGCAAGCTGGTGGCATCGATCCGGAGAAGTGGCAGGGGTTCGCCTTTGGTATGGGCATCGATCGCATCGCCATGCTGAAATATGGAATTCCGGATTTACGCGCCTTCTTCGACAGTGATTTACGATGGCTGCGTCATTACGGGTTTTCCAGCCTGGATCAGCCCAATTTACACGGAGGCCTGTCATGA
- the rplT gene encoding 50S ribosomal protein L20: MSRVKGGTVTHARHKKIVKAAKGYYGRRKNTFKVAAQAVDKANQYATRDRHNRKRNFRALWIQRINAAVRSHDEAMTYSRFINGLGLAGIEVDRKVLADLAVHEPAAFEAIVLQAKAALA, translated from the coding sequence ATGTCACGCGTTAAAGGTGGTACCGTAACCCACGCCCGTCACAAGAAAATCGTAAAAGCTGCGAAAGGCTATTATGGACGTCGTAAAAACACGTTTAAAGTCGCGGCGCAGGCGGTTGATAAAGCCAATCAATATGCAACCCGCGACCGGCATAACCGGAAGCGCAACTTTCGGGCCTTGTGGATCCAGCGGATCAACGCAGCCGTGCGTAGTCATGATGAGGCGATGACCTATTCGCGCTTTATCAATGGGCTTGGCTTGGCGGGTATTGAGGTTGACCGGAAGGTTCTGGCCGATCTGGCCGTGCATGAGCCGGCAGCGTTTGAGGCGATTGTCTTGCAGGCCAAGGCGGCCTTGGCCTAA
- the ald gene encoding alanine dehydrogenase → MQIGCPTEIKPQEFRVGMTPNAVSEATRHGHKVMVQAGAGAGSGFSDAEYQSAGAQIVETAEEVFTSCDMIVKVKEPQAVERAQLRENQLLFTYLHLAPDAAQTQDLLASGCTAIAYETVTDQAGGLPLLAPMSEVAGRLAPQVGAWTLQKANGGRGVLMGGVPGVLPANVLVIGGGVVGTHAAKIAAGMGADVTVLDRSLPRLRFLDDVFGGQFKTGYANSALTAELASAADMIIGAVLVPGATAPKLITKNQLNSLKPGAALVDVAIDQGGCFETSRATTHQDPIYQVDGIQHYCVANMPGAVARSSTQALGNATLPFLLALADKGWQAACADDPHLLNGLNIHAGTVTHAAVADALGYALSQPNLTLKTAA, encoded by the coding sequence ATGCAAATAGGATGTCCTACAGAAATTAAACCGCAAGAATTCCGCGTTGGAATGACACCAAATGCGGTAAGCGAAGCCACCCGGCACGGGCATAAAGTGATGGTTCAGGCAGGTGCAGGCGCTGGATCGGGCTTTTCGGATGCTGAATATCAAAGCGCCGGGGCGCAAATTGTTGAGACAGCAGAAGAAGTCTTCACCAGTTGCGATATGATCGTAAAAGTCAAAGAGCCTCAGGCCGTTGAGCGCGCTCAATTGCGCGAAAATCAACTGTTATTCACCTATTTGCATTTGGCACCGGACGCGGCGCAAACGCAGGATCTTTTGGCCTCTGGTTGCACTGCAATTGCCTATGAAACAGTAACCGACCAGGCGGGCGGATTGCCTTTATTGGCGCCCATGTCCGAAGTTGCGGGGCGCTTGGCACCGCAAGTTGGCGCATGGACCTTGCAAAAAGCCAATGGCGGGCGCGGCGTACTCATGGGCGGCGTGCCAGGTGTTTTACCGGCCAATGTCTTAGTCATTGGGGGCGGCGTTGTCGGCACACATGCCGCTAAAATTGCCGCGGGTATGGGCGCAGATGTCACCGTGCTTGACCGTTCTTTGCCGCGCCTGCGATTTTTGGATGATGTCTTTGGTGGGCAATTTAAAACGGGGTATGCCAATAGCGCACTAACCGCCGAGTTGGCCAGCGCCGCCGATATGATCATCGGTGCCGTATTGGTACCCGGCGCCACAGCGCCAAAATTGATCACAAAAAATCAATTGAACAGCTTAAAACCCGGCGCCGCGCTGGTAGATGTGGCGATTGACCAGGGCGGCTGCTTTGAGACATCGCGCGCCACAACGCATCAAGATCCGATCTATCAAGTGGATGGGATCCAACATTATTGCGTGGCCAATATGCCCGGCGCGGTTGCGCGCAGTTCTACGCAAGCTTTGGGCAATGCCACATTGCCGTTCTTATTGGCGCTGGCAGATAAAGGCTGGCAGGCCGCTTGCGCTGACGATCCCCACCTTTTGAACGGCTTGAATATTCACGCCGGAACGGTGACCCATGCCGCTGTGGCAGACGCATTGGGCTATGCACTTAGCCAGCCCAATCTAACGCTTAAAACCGCAGCCTAA